From one Rhodovulum sp. ES.010 genomic stretch:
- a CDS encoding glutathione S-transferase family protein, giving the protein MNRLYHVALSPFCRKVRLVLAEKRIEVELIEERYWERDADFLRRNPAGKVPVLRMDGRTLAESQAICEYLDEAHPEPPLLPGGPAERAEARRLCFWFDDKFHHEVTARLIYEKVNKKITGEGYPDSRAVKAGLQAIKYHLDYMGWLLDQRRWLAGDVMTLADFAAAAHLSALDYISDVDWNRNSAVKDWYAKIKSRPAFRNILADQVPGFPPPRHYANLDF; this is encoded by the coding sequence ATGAACCGCCTCTACCACGTCGCGCTGTCGCCCTTCTGCCGCAAGGTGCGGCTGGTGCTGGCCGAAAAGCGGATCGAGGTCGAGCTGATCGAGGAACGCTACTGGGAGCGCGACGCCGACTTCCTGCGCCGCAACCCCGCCGGCAAGGTGCCGGTGCTGCGGATGGACGGCCGGACCCTCGCCGAAAGCCAGGCGATCTGCGAATATCTCGACGAGGCCCACCCCGAACCGCCGCTGTTGCCCGGCGGCCCGGCCGAGCGCGCCGAGGCGCGGCGGCTCTGCTTCTGGTTCGACGACAAGTTCCACCACGAGGTCACCGCGCGGCTGATCTACGAGAAGGTGAACAAGAAGATCACCGGCGAGGGCTATCCCGACAGCCGGGCGGTCAAGGCGGGGCTGCAGGCGATCAAGTATCACCTCGACTACATGGGGTGGCTCCTGGACCAGCGGCGGTGGCTGGCCGGCGACGTGATGACGCTGGCCGATTTCGCGGCGGCCGCGCATCTCTCGGCGCTCGACTACATCTCGGACGTGGACTGGAACCGCAATTCCGCGGTCAAGGACTGGTACGCCAAGATCAAGTCCCGCCCCGCCTTCCGCAACATCCTGGCCGACCAAGTGCCGGGCTTTCCGCCGCCCCGGCACTACGCCAATCTCGACTTTTGA
- the gltB gene encoding glutamate synthase large subunit, with the protein MTKYDAAWVAREEAKRACMAETGLYRPDDEHASCGVGLVVAIDGKPSRKVVENGIDALKAVWHRGAVDADGKTGDGAGIHVQIPVPFFYDQIRRTGHEPHPERLIAVGQVFLPRTDFAAQEVCRTIVETEVLRMGYYIYGWRHVPVNTEVLGEKANATRPEIEQILISNSKGVDEDTFERELYVIRRRIEKAAAAAQVPTLYLCSLSCRSVIYKGMMLAEQVAEFYPDLQDERFASAFAIYHQRYSTNTFPQWWLAQPFRMLAHNGEINTLKGNLNWLKSHEIRMASSAFGDLAEDIKPIVAQGSSDSAALDSVFEVLVRAGRNAPMAKTMLVPEAWSNQAVELPESWRSMYAYVNSVMEPWDGPAALAMTDGRWVCGGLDRNGLRPMRYVVTGDGLLVAGSEIGMVPTDEAIAREKGALGPGQMIAVDMKEGKLYHDGELKDMLAASQPFGNWLEKVHELDASLSSAEEAPLFQGGELRKRQIAAGFSVEEVETILMPMAEDGKEAIASMGDDTPSAVLSEKYRPLSHFFRQNFSQVTNPPIDSLREYRVMSLKTRFGNLRNVLDEDGSQTRIIILESPFLGNAQFQALVDQFVVPMTEIDCTFPAGAGPDALRDALHRIRAEAEDAVRSGAGHLVLTDQHQNEAKVPMPMILATSAVHSWLTRKGLRTFTSLNVRSAECIDPHYFAVLVGCGATTVNAYLAEDTLADRIERGLLDCSLTEAVARFRKATDLGLLKIMSKMGISVISSYRGGLNFEAVGLSRALCAEYFPGMHSRISGIGVTGIQRKLEEVHRRGWRGGQDVLPIGGFYKARRTGETHAWEAKTMAIMQRACDNASYEMWKQFSAAMRAHPPIHLRDLLDIKPAGKPIPIEEVESITSIRKRFVTPGMSLGALSPEAHKTLNVAMNRIGAKSDSGEGGEDPAHFHPEPNGDNASAKIKQVASGRFGVTAEYLNHCEELEIKVAQGAKPGEGGQLPGMKVTDLIARLRHSTKGVTLISPPPHHDIYSIEDLAQLIYDLKQINPRAKVTVKLVASSGVGTIAAGVAKAKADVILISGHNGGTGASPATSIKYAGLPWEMGLTEAHQVLTMNNLRERVTLRTDGGLRTGRDIVMAAMMGAEEYGIGTAALISMGCIMVRQCQSNTCPVGVCTQDERLRAKFTGNADKVVNLITFYAQEVREILSQIGARSLDEVIGRTDLLTQISRGSGHLDDLDLNPLLVQVDASDRPQLDRTRARTAVPDTLDAEILRDAAPFFEDGEKMQVSYAVRNTDRTIGTRASSHIVKRFGMRNKLQPDHLTVKLAGSAGQSLGAFGAPGLKIVVAGDANDYVGKGLSGATIVVRPPLSSTLEASDNTIIGNTVLYGATAGHLFALGRAGERFAVRNSGAKVVVEGCGSNGCEYMTGGIAVILGSIGANFGAGMTGGMAYLYDPEGEATDRMNMETLVTCGVTVKHWEAELKGLIARHAEETGSRKARDILDHWELEKGNFLQVCPREMLPHLSHPLGIEERAVPAE; encoded by the coding sequence ATGACCAAGTACGACGCCGCCTGGGTGGCCCGCGAGGAAGCCAAGCGTGCCTGCATGGCCGAGACCGGCCTGTACCGCCCCGATGACGAGCATGCCTCCTGCGGGGTCGGCCTGGTCGTCGCGATCGACGGCAAGCCGTCGCGCAAGGTGGTCGAGAACGGGATCGACGCGCTCAAGGCGGTCTGGCACCGCGGCGCGGTGGATGCCGACGGCAAGACCGGTGATGGCGCGGGCATCCATGTGCAGATCCCGGTGCCGTTCTTCTACGACCAGATCCGCCGCACCGGGCACGAACCGCATCCCGAGCGGCTGATCGCGGTCGGCCAGGTGTTCCTGCCGCGGACCGATTTCGCCGCGCAGGAGGTCTGCCGGACCATCGTGGAGACCGAGGTCCTGCGGATGGGCTATTACATCTACGGCTGGCGCCACGTGCCGGTGAATACCGAGGTGCTGGGCGAGAAGGCCAACGCGACGCGCCCCGAGATCGAGCAGATCCTGATCTCGAATTCCAAGGGCGTGGACGAGGACACCTTCGAGCGCGAGCTTTACGTGATCCGCCGCCGGATCGAGAAGGCCGCGGCCGCCGCGCAGGTGCCGACGCTCTATCTGTGTTCGCTGTCCTGCCGCAGCGTGATCTACAAGGGCATGATGCTGGCCGAGCAGGTGGCTGAGTTCTATCCCGACCTGCAGGACGAACGCTTCGCGTCGGCCTTCGCCATCTACCACCAGCGCTATTCCACCAACACCTTCCCGCAATGGTGGCTGGCGCAACCCTTCCGCATGCTCGCCCATAACGGCGAGATCAACACGCTGAAGGGCAACCTGAACTGGCTGAAGAGCCATGAAATCCGCATGGCGTCCTCGGCCTTCGGGGACCTGGCCGAGGATATCAAGCCGATCGTGGCGCAGGGCTCGTCCGACTCCGCGGCGCTGGATTCGGTGTTCGAGGTGCTGGTGCGGGCGGGCCGCAACGCGCCGATGGCCAAGACGATGCTGGTGCCCGAGGCCTGGTCGAACCAGGCGGTGGAGCTGCCCGAAAGCTGGCGCAGCATGTATGCCTATGTGAACTCGGTGATGGAGCCCTGGGACGGCCCCGCCGCGCTGGCGATGACCGATGGGCGCTGGGTCTGCGGGGGGCTCGACCGCAACGGGCTGCGGCCGATGCGCTATGTGGTGACCGGCGACGGGCTGCTGGTGGCCGGGTCGGAAATCGGGATGGTGCCGACCGACGAGGCGATCGCGCGCGAGAAGGGCGCGCTGGGTCCGGGGCAGATGATCGCCGTGGATATGAAGGAGGGCAAGCTCTACCACGACGGCGAGCTCAAGGACATGCTGGCCGCGAGCCAGCCCTTCGGCAACTGGCTGGAGAAGGTGCACGAGCTTGACGCCTCGCTGTCCAGCGCCGAGGAGGCGCCGCTGTTCCAGGGCGGCGAGCTGCGCAAGCGGCAGATCGCGGCGGGCTTCTCGGTCGAGGAGGTCGAGACGATCCTGATGCCGATGGCCGAGGACGGCAAGGAGGCCATCGCGTCGATGGGCGACGACACGCCCAGCGCGGTGCTGTCCGAGAAGTATCGCCCGCTCAGCCACTTCTTCCGGCAGAATTTCAGCCAGGTGACGAACCCGCCGATCGATAGTTTGCGCGAATACCGGGTGATGAGCCTGAAGACGCGGTTCGGCAACCTGCGCAACGTGCTGGACGAGGACGGCAGCCAGACCCGGATCATCATCCTGGAAAGCCCGTTCCTGGGCAACGCGCAGTTCCAGGCGCTGGTCGACCAGTTCGTCGTCCCGATGACCGAGATCGACTGCACCTTCCCGGCGGGCGCGGGGCCGGATGCGCTGCGCGACGCGCTGCACCGGATCCGGGCCGAGGCGGAGGATGCCGTGCGCTCGGGCGCGGGGCACCTGGTGCTGACCGACCAGCACCAGAACGAGGCCAAGGTGCCGATGCCGATGATCCTTGCGACCAGCGCCGTGCATAGCTGGCTGACGCGCAAGGGGCTGCGGACCTTCACCTCGCTCAACGTGCGCTCGGCGGAATGCATCGACCCGCATTACTTCGCGGTGCTGGTGGGCTGCGGGGCGACGACGGTCAACGCCTACCTCGCCGAAGACACGCTGGCCGACCGGATCGAGCGCGGGCTGCTGGACTGTTCGCTGACCGAAGCCGTGGCGCGGTTCCGCAAGGCCACCGACCTGGGCCTTTTGAAGATCATGTCCAAGATGGGCATCTCGGTGATCTCGTCCTATCGCGGCGGGCTCAACTTCGAGGCCGTGGGGCTGAGCCGGGCGCTGTGCGCGGAGTATTTCCCCGGCATGCACAGCCGCATCTCGGGCATCGGCGTGACCGGCATCCAGCGCAAGCTGGAAGAGGTGCACCGGCGCGGCTGGCGCGGGGGGCAGGACGTGCTGCCGATCGGCGGCTTCTACAAGGCGCGGCGCACCGGCGAGACCCACGCCTGGGAAGCCAAGACCATGGCGATCATGCAGAGGGCCTGCGACAACGCCTCCTACGAGATGTGGAAGCAGTTTTCGGCGGCGATGCGGGCGCATCCGCCGATCCACCTGCGCGACCTGCTGGACATCAAGCCCGCGGGCAAGCCGATCCCGATCGAGGAGGTGGAATCGATCACCTCGATCCGCAAGCGGTTCGTCACGCCGGGGATGAGCCTGGGCGCGCTGTCGCCCGAGGCGCACAAGACGCTGAACGTGGCGATGAACCGGATCGGCGCCAAGTCGGACTCGGGCGAGGGCGGCGAGGACCCGGCGCATTTCCACCCCGAGCCGAACGGCGACAATGCCTCGGCCAAGATCAAGCAGGTCGCCTCGGGGCGGTTCGGCGTGACGGCGGAATACCTCAACCACTGCGAGGAACTGGAAATCAAGGTCGCCCAGGGCGCCAAGCCCGGCGAGGGCGGCCAGTTGCCGGGGATGAAGGTCACCGACCTCATCGCGCGGCTGCGCCATTCCACCAAGGGCGTGACGCTGATCTCGCCCCCGCCGCACCACGACATCTACTCGATCGAGGACCTGGCGCAGCTGATCTATGACCTGAAACAGATCAACCCGCGCGCCAAGGTGACGGTCAAGCTGGTGGCCTCTTCCGGCGTCGGCACGATCGCGGCGGGCGTGGCCAAGGCCAAGGCCGACGTGATCCTGATTTCGGGGCATAACGGCGGCACCGGGGCCTCGCCGGCGACCTCGATCAAGTATGCCGGGCTCCCGTGGGAGATGGGCCTGACAGAGGCGCACCAGGTGCTGACCATGAACAACCTGCGCGAGCGGGTGACGCTGAGGACCGACGGGGGCCTGCGCACCGGGCGCGACATCGTCATGGCGGCGATGATGGGGGCCGAGGAATACGGCATCGGCACCGCCGCGCTGATCTCGATGGGCTGCATCATGGTGCGGCAGTGCCAGTCGAACACCTGCCCGGTGGGCGTCTGCACCCAGGACGAACGCCTGCGGGCCAAGTTCACCGGCAATGCCGACAAGGTGGTGAACCTGATCACCTTCTACGCGCAGGAAGTGCGGGAAATCCTCAGCCAGATCGGCGCGCGCAGCCTCGACGAGGTGATCGGGCGCACCGACCTCCTGACCCAGATCAGCCGCGGTTCGGGCCATCTGGACGATCTCGACCTGAACCCGCTGCTGGTGCAGGTCGACGCGTCCGACCGGCCGCAGCTCGACCGCACGCGGGCGCGCACGGCGGTGCCCGACACGCTGGACGCGGAAATCCTGCGCGACGCGGCGCCGTTCTTCGAGGACGGCGAGAAGATGCAGGTGTCCTACGCGGTGCGGAACACCGACCGCACCATCGGCACCCGCGCCTCCAGCCACATCGTCAAGCGGTTCGGGATGCGCAACAAGCTGCAGCCCGACCACCTGACGGTGAAGCTGGCGGGCAGCGCGGGGCAGTCCCTGGGCGCGTTCGGCGCGCCGGGGTTGAAGATCGTCGTCGCGGGCGACGCCAACGACTATGTCGGCAAGGGGCTGTCGGGGGCGACCATCGTGGTGCGCCCGCCGCTGTCCTCGACCCTGGAGGCGTCGGACAACACGATCATCGGCAACACGGTGCTTTACGGCGCGACGGCCGGGCATCTCTTCGCGCTGGGCCGGGCGGGCGAACGCTTCGCCGTGCGGAACTCGGGGGCGAAGGTCGTGGTCGAGGGCTGCGGCTCGAACGGCTGCGAGTACATGACCGGCGGCATCGCGGTGATCCTGGGGTCGATCGGGGCCAATTTCGGCGCGGGCATGACCGGCGGCATGGCCTATCTCTACGACCCGGAGGGCGAGGCGACCGACCGGATGAACATGGAAACGCTGGTGACCTGCGGCGTGACCGTGAAGCACTGGGAGGCGGAGCTGAAGGGCCTGATCGCGCGCCACGCCGAAGAGACCGGCAGCCGCAAGGCCCGCGACATCCTCGACCACTGGGAGCTGGAGAAGGGCAACTTCCTGCAGGTCTGCCCCAGGGAGATGCTGCCGCATCTGAGCCACCCCCTCGGCATCGAGGAACGCGCGGTTCCGGCGGAATAG
- the mtgA gene encoding monofunctional biosynthetic peptidoglycan transglycosylase, giving the protein MARSSTKRKKAPAKGARTRKTAAAKERAPLRVRLRRGLRRGALAALALAGALIVAPSVVNPPITYTIWSEARRLGGVERHWVPIADIAPEMRRATVAAEDANFCLHWGFDIPAIRGALAEGARYGASTISQQTVKNVYLWQGRSWTRKALEAVITPLVELTWSKRRILEVYLNVAEFGEGVFGIDAAARHYFGVPPAALSATQAAALAAVLPDPKARTPARLSPALQRRAAQIREGAATIRADGRDDCFES; this is encoded by the coding sequence ATGGCACGGAGCAGCACGAAACGAAAGAAGGCCCCCGCGAAGGGCGCGCGCACGCGCAAGACGGCGGCGGCCAAGGAGCGCGCGCCCCTGCGCGTGCGGCTGCGGCGCGGGCTGCGCCGGGGCGCGCTGGCCGCGCTGGCCCTGGCCGGGGCGCTGATCGTCGCCCCCTCGGTCGTGAACCCGCCCATCACCTACACCATCTGGTCCGAGGCGCGCCGGCTGGGCGGGGTCGAGCGCCACTGGGTGCCGATCGCGGACATCGCGCCCGAGATGCGGCGCGCCACGGTGGCCGCCGAGGACGCGAATTTCTGCCTGCACTGGGGCTTCGACATACCGGCGATCCGCGGCGCGCTGGCCGAGGGCGCGCGCTACGGCGCCTCGACGATCAGCCAGCAGACGGTGAAGAACGTCTATCTCTGGCAGGGCCGGAGCTGGACCCGCAAGGCGCTGGAGGCGGTGATCACGCCGCTGGTGGAACTGACCTGGTCCAAGCGGCGCATCCTGGAGGTCTATCTGAACGTCGCCGAGTTCGGCGAGGGCGTGTTCGGTATCGATGCCGCCGCGCGGCACTATTTCGGCGTGCCGCCCGCCGCGCTGTCGGCCACGCAGGCGGCCGCGCTGGCGGCCGTGCTTCCCGACCCCAAGGCCCGCACCCCCGCGCGGCTGAGCCCCGCGCTGCAACGCCGCGCGGCGCAGATCCGCGAGGGCGCGGCGACGATTCGCGCCGACGGGCGCGACGACTGCTTCGAGAGTTGA
- a CDS encoding DMT family transporter: MNPARAIALKLASVALFVAMSALIKATADHVPPGEAVFFRSFFAIPVILAWLAWQGALADGLRTRNPVGHLWRGLVGGTAMGLMFAGLGLLPLPEVTAIGYAAPLLVVIFAAMFLGERVRLFRLSAVGLGLVGVLVVLSPRLSAFGSDAMNAREALGAVVVLGGATCAALAQVFVRKLVATERTSAIVFWFSVTASVLSLATVPFGWVVPSAPEAAMLVLAGLLGGLAQICLTSAYRFAEAAVVAPFDYASMLLALAVGYIVFDEAPTPVMLAGASLVIAAGVFIIWRERRLGLERGRARKGMTPQG; encoded by the coding sequence ATGAACCCCGCCCGCGCCATCGCCCTGAAACTCGCCTCCGTCGCCCTCTTCGTGGCGATGTCGGCGCTGATCAAGGCGACGGCGGACCATGTGCCGCCGGGCGAGGCGGTGTTCTTCCGCTCCTTCTTCGCGATCCCCGTGATCCTGGCCTGGCTTGCCTGGCAGGGCGCGCTCGCCGACGGGCTGCGCACCCGCAATCCCGTGGGGCATCTCTGGCGCGGGCTGGTGGGCGGCACCGCGATGGGGCTGATGTTCGCCGGCCTCGGCCTGCTGCCGCTGCCCGAGGTCACCGCCATCGGCTATGCCGCGCCGCTCCTGGTGGTGATCTTCGCCGCGATGTTCCTCGGCGAACGGGTGCGGCTCTTCCGGCTCAGCGCGGTGGGGCTGGGGCTCGTCGGGGTCCTGGTCGTGCTCAGCCCGCGCCTGAGCGCCTTCGGCAGCGACGCGATGAACGCGCGCGAGGCGCTGGGCGCGGTGGTGGTGCTGGGGGGCGCGACCTGTGCCGCGCTCGCGCAGGTCTTCGTGCGCAAGCTGGTGGCGACGGAACGCACCTCGGCCATCGTGTTCTGGTTCTCGGTGACGGCCTCGGTTCTGTCGCTCGCCACGGTGCCCTTCGGTTGGGTGGTGCCCTCCGCGCCCGAGGCGGCGATGCTGGTTCTGGCGGGGCTGCTCGGGGGGCTTGCGCAGATCTGCCTGACCTCGGCCTACCGGTTTGCCGAGGCCGCGGTGGTGGCGCCCTTCGACTATGCCTCGATGCTGCTGGCGCTGGCGGTCGGCTATATCGTCTTCGACGAGGCGCCGACGCCGGTGATGCTGGCGGGGGCGAGCCTGGTGATCGCGGCGGGCGTCTTCATCATCTGGCGCGAGCGTCGGCTGGGGCTGGAGCGCGGCCGCGCGCGCAAGGGGATGACGCCGCAGGGCTAG
- the queG gene encoding tRNA epoxyqueuosine(34) reductase QueG, with product MTEALKDRLKARARAEGFAAMGVCRPDAIPEAPARLAAFVDRGRHGQMGWMAERMAWRGNPAALWPAARSVVMLAEPYTPDHDPLDVVKRRDRAAISVYAQNRDYHDVVKKRLKRLGRWLIEQAPGAEIKVFVDTAPVMEKPLAQAAGLGWQGKHTNLLGRDLGNWVFLGALFTTVALPPDPPEADHCGSCTACLDICPTRAFPAPFQLDARRCISYLTIEHKGPVDEDLRPGLGNRIYGCDDCLAVCPWNKFAAAASEARYAARPDLLAPPLAELAGLDDAGFRARFSGSPIKRIGRDRFVRNVCYAIGNSGDTGLIGPVRRLIHDPDPAVADAARWAVGRLSGG from the coding sequence TTGACCGAGGCGCTGAAGGATCGCCTGAAGGCGCGCGCCCGTGCGGAAGGCTTCGCCGCGATGGGCGTCTGCCGCCCGGACGCCATCCCCGAGGCCCCCGCCCGGCTGGCCGCATTCGTCGACCGGGGCCGCCACGGCCAGATGGGCTGGATGGCCGAGCGGATGGCCTGGCGCGGCAACCCCGCCGCGCTCTGGCCCGCCGCGCGGTCGGTGGTGATGCTGGCCGAGCCCTATACGCCCGACCATGACCCGCTCGACGTCGTGAAAAGGCGCGACCGCGCGGCGATCTCGGTCTACGCGCAGAACCGCGACTATCACGACGTGGTCAAGAAACGGCTGAAACGGCTGGGCCGCTGGCTGATCGAGCAGGCGCCGGGGGCGGAAATCAAGGTCTTCGTCGACACCGCCCCGGTGATGGAAAAACCGCTGGCCCAGGCCGCCGGGCTGGGCTGGCAGGGCAAGCACACCAACCTCCTGGGCCGCGATCTGGGCAACTGGGTCTTCCTCGGCGCGCTGTTCACCACGGTCGCGTTGCCGCCCGACCCGCCCGAGGCGGACCATTGCGGCAGCTGCACGGCGTGTCTGGACATCTGCCCGACGCGCGCCTTCCCCGCGCCGTTTCAACTCGATGCGCGGCGCTGCATTTCCTACCTGACGATCGAGCACAAGGGGCCGGTGGACGAAGACCTCCGCCCCGGCCTCGGCAACCGCATCTACGGCTGCGACGACTGCCTGGCCGTCTGCCCCTGGAACAAGTTCGCGGCGGCCGCGTCCGAGGCGAGATACGCCGCCCGCCCCGACCTTCTCGCGCCTCCGCTCGCAGAGCTGGCCGGGCTCGACGATGCCGGGTTCCGCGCCCGCTTCTCGGGCTCGCCGATCAAGCGGATCGGGCGCGACCGCTTCGTGCGCAATGTCTGCTACGCCATCGGCAATTCCGGCGACACGGGCCTGATCGGGCCGGTACGGAGACTGATCCACGACCCCGATCCGGCCGTGGCCGATGCCGCGCGCTGGGCGGTCGGGCGCCTCTCCGGCGGCTGA
- a CDS encoding branched-chain amino acid aminotransferase: MSGYDDRDGFIWMDGKLVPWREANVHILTHAMHYASSVFEGERAYGGTIFKSRDHSERLKRSADLIDFEIPWTVDQIEAAKAEVMQANGLTDAYVRAVAWRGAGEDMGVASARNPVRTAIAVWEWGAYYGDAKLKGAKLDVSKWKRPSPETAPSQAKAAGLYMICTMSKHTAEAKGCSDAMMFDYRGYVAEATGANIFFVKDGEVHTPKPDCFLNGITRQTVIGLLEDRQIKVHERHIEPAELEGFQQCWLTGTAAEVTPVGQIGDYAFEVGSLAREMVDSYEKLVRA, from the coding sequence ATGTCTGGCTACGACGACCGCGACGGCTTCATCTGGATGGACGGGAAACTGGTGCCCTGGCGCGAGGCCAACGTGCACATCCTGACCCACGCGATGCACTACGCCTCGTCGGTATTCGAGGGCGAGCGGGCCTATGGCGGCACCATCTTCAAGTCGCGCGACCATTCCGAGCGGCTTAAGCGCTCCGCCGACCTGATCGATTTCGAGATCCCCTGGACGGTCGACCAGATCGAGGCCGCCAAGGCCGAGGTGATGCAGGCCAACGGCCTGACCGATGCCTATGTCCGCGCCGTCGCCTGGCGCGGCGCGGGCGAGGACATGGGCGTCGCCAGCGCCCGCAACCCCGTGCGCACCGCCATCGCGGTCTGGGAATGGGGCGCCTATTACGGCGACGCCAAGCTGAAGGGCGCCAAGCTGGACGTTTCCAAGTGGAAGCGCCCCAGCCCCGAGACCGCGCCCAGCCAGGCCAAGGCCGCCGGGCTCTACATGATCTGCACCATGTCCAAGCACACCGCCGAGGCGAAGGGCTGTTCCGACGCGATGATGTTCGACTATCGCGGCTACGTGGCCGAGGCGACGGGCGCCAACATCTTCTTCGTGAAGGATGGCGAGGTCCACACGCCGAAACCCGACTGCTTCCTCAACGGGATCACCCGCCAGACCGTGATCGGCCTGTTGGAGGACCGCCAGATCAAGGTGCATGAACGCCATATCGAGCCCGCCGAACTCGAAGGCTTCCAGCAATGCTGGCTGACCGGCACCGCCGCCGAGGTCACGCCCGTCGGCCAGATCGGCGACTACGCTTTCGAGGTGGGCAGCCTCGCCCGTGAAATGGTCGACAGCTACGAGAAACTGGTGCGCGCCTGA
- a CDS encoding VPLPA-CTERM sorting domain-containing protein, which yields MRKHLMATAAVGCMAASSASAATLNGEFWDVAANTIASIDQAIAQVDGGTDPITASFTSTAINYGDGPGWSIGSLSAFLNADAGSIVGTDPSLIQESVFRLTGQVALDDGDRIDVTSDDGFRLIIDGSTVSEFTGLRGPNNTTSALWGGGSGVFEATLWYFEGNISQAQLISNLGDYAVEPVPGPAAGLLLLTGLGGMTALRRRRKAA from the coding sequence ATGCGTAAACACCTCATGGCAACAGCCGCCGTCGGCTGCATGGCCGCCAGCAGCGCGTCTGCGGCCACTCTGAACGGCGAGTTCTGGGATGTCGCGGCCAATACGATCGCCAGCATCGACCAGGCAATCGCCCAAGTGGACGGCGGCACCGACCCGATCACGGCAAGCTTCACGTCGACCGCAATCAACTACGGCGACGGTCCCGGCTGGTCCATCGGATCGCTCTCCGCTTTCCTGAATGCCGACGCCGGGTCCATCGTGGGAACCGACCCGTCCCTCATCCAGGAATCGGTGTTCCGCCTGACCGGCCAGGTGGCTCTCGATGACGGCGACCGGATCGACGTGACGTCCGACGACGGTTTCCGCCTGATCATCGACGGCAGCACCGTCAGCGAGTTCACCGGCCTGCGCGGTCCGAACAATACCACGTCGGCACTCTGGGGCGGCGGCAGCGGCGTGTTCGAGGCGACGTTGTGGTATTTCGAAGGAAACATCTCGCAGGCGCAACTGATCTCGAACCTCGGAGACTACGCGGTCGAACCGGTGCCGGGTCCGGCGGCGGGTCTGCTGCTGCTGACGGGGCTGGGCGGCATGACCGCGCTGCGTCGCCGCCGCAAGGCGGCCTGA
- a CDS encoding citrate lyase subunit alpha produces the protein MTKDTRTVPAGPPISERAANTAPDKRAPSLAAALRATGLRDGATVSFHHHLRNGDALLNLAMDRIAALGVGDLHLAPSSLFPVHAPLADHIRRGTVTRLSTAYVSGPVAQALAEGALQTPAALQTHGGRARAIEAGELPIDLAIVAAPMADAQGNLTGAHGPAACGPLGYPMVDVARARHVIAVTDCLSDRPLTEPEIPGGRVDQVVTVPRLGDAGQIVSGTTRPTEKPQALQIATLAARVIAESGLLTDGFSFQTGAGGISLAAARDLGHIMAERGVTGSFASGGITGTLVDLFRAGLFAELLDVQCFDLAAVASFREDAAHRAISASAYANPRHRDPVAHRLDAVILGAAEVDLDFNVNVTLGADGVILGGSGGHADTAAGAKLTVITTALTARGTPKIVPRVACVTTPGATVDVVVTEAGIAVNPRAAALADRLRHAGLPLVAMADLMRAAGGENRPCSGPKGPVVAVSEYRDGRVTDVIHAPAP, from the coding sequence ATGACCAAGGACACCCGGACGGTGCCGGCCGGTCCCCCCATCTCCGAACGCGCCGCCAACACCGCCCCCGACAAACGCGCCCCCTCGCTCGCCGCAGCGCTCCGGGCCACCGGCCTCCGCGACGGCGCCACTGTCAGCTTTCACCACCACCTGCGGAACGGCGACGCGCTCCTGAACCTGGCGATGGACCGGATTGCCGCGCTGGGGGTCGGAGACCTTCACCTCGCGCCCTCGTCGCTCTTCCCGGTCCACGCGCCGCTGGCCGATCACATCCGGCGCGGCACCGTCACCCGGCTCTCCACGGCCTATGTGTCCGGTCCCGTGGCGCAGGCCCTGGCCGAGGGCGCGCTGCAGACCCCGGCCGCGCTGCAAACCCATGGCGGCCGCGCCCGCGCGATCGAGGCGGGCGAGTTGCCCATCGACCTCGCCATCGTCGCCGCGCCGATGGCGGACGCCCAAGGGAACCTGACCGGCGCCCACGGCCCCGCGGCCTGCGGCCCGCTCGGCTACCCGATGGTCGATGTCGCCCGCGCGCGCCACGTGATCGCCGTCACCGACTGCCTGTCGGACAGGCCGCTGACCGAGCCCGAAATCCCCGGCGGCCGCGTCGACCAGGTCGTGACCGTCCCGCGCCTCGGCGATGCGGGCCAGATCGTCTCGGGCACCACGCGGCCCACCGAGAAACCGCAGGCGCTGCAGATCGCGACCCTCGCCGCCCGCGTCATCGCCGAATCCGGCCTGCTGACCGACGGCTTTTCCTTCCAGACCGGGGCGGGCGGCATCTCGCTCGCCGCGGCCCGCGACCTCGGCCACATCATGGCCGAGCGCGGCGTCACCGGCAGCTTCGCGTCGGGGGGCATCACCGGCACCCTGGTCGATCTCTTCCGCGCCGGCCTCTTCGCCGAGCTTCTCGACGTGCAGTGCTTCGACCTCGCGGCCGTCGCCTCGTTCCGCGAGGACGCGGCCCACCGCGCGATCTCGGCCAGCGCATACGCCAATCCCCGGCACCGCGACCCGGTCGCGCACCGGCTCGACGCGGTGATCCTCGGCGCGGCCGAGGTCGATCTCGACTTCAACGTGAACGTGACGCTGGGGGCGGACGGGGTGATCCTCGGCGGCTCGGGCGGCCATGCCGACACCGCGGCGGGCGCGAAACTGACCGTGATCACCACCGCGCTCACCGCCCGCGGAACCCCCAAGATCGTGCCGCGCGTCGCCTGCGTCACGACGCCCGGCGCGACCGTCGATGTCGTCGTCACCGAGGCCGGCATCGCCGTGAACCCCCGCGCCGCGGCGCTGGCGGACCGCCTGCGGCACGCGGGCCTGCCGCTCGTGGCCATGGCCGACCTGATGCGGGCCGCGGGCGGCGAAAACAGACCCTGTTCCGGCCCGAAAGGCCCCGTCGTCGCCGTCTCGGAATATCGCGACGGGCGGGTGACGGACGTGATCCACGCCCCTGCGCCCTAG